Proteins encoded by one window of Thunnus thynnus chromosome 3, fThuThy2.1, whole genome shotgun sequence:
- the LOC137180436 gene encoding tripartite motif-containing protein 16-like — MEQKGVQLDRETFSCSICLDLLKDPVAIPCGHSYCMSCIKGFWDGEDERKIYGCPQCRQTFTPRPVLVKNTMLAALVEQLKKTGLHAAPADHCCAGPEDVACDVCTGRKLKALKSCLVCLVSYCEKHLQPHFESTKFKKHKLVDPSEKLQENICSRHDEVMKIFCRTDQQSICSICSVDEHKGHDTVSAAAERTERQRELEVSRQNIQQRIQDREKDVKLLQQEVEAVSRSADKAVEDSEKIFTELISLIQKISSDVKQQIRSQQETEVSRVKELQEKLEQEITELKRKDAELKQLSHTEDHNQFLLNYPSLSQLSASTDSSSINIRPLRHFEDVTAAVSELRDQLQDILREKRTNISLTVTVVDVLLSEPEPKTRAEFLRYSREITLDPNTAYTLLLLSDGNRKAERTSQRQLYSSHPDRFTAWSQVLSKESLTGRCYWEVERSGGGVGVAVSYEDISRAGGSNECVFGYNNKSWMLYCYLDSYKFWFNSISTRVSGPVSSRVGVYLDHRAGILSFYSVSETMTLLHRVQTTFTQPLYAGLYLYNVGATAQLCKLK, encoded by the coding sequence atggagcagaaaggagttcagctggaccgagaaaccttctcttgttcgatctgtctggatctactgaaggatccggtggctattccctgtggacacagttactgcatgagctgtattaaaggcttctgggatggagaggatgagaggaagatCTAtggctgccctcagtgcagacagaccttcacaccgaggcctgtcctggtgaaaaacaccatgttagcagctttagtggagcagctgaagaagactggactccatgctgctcctgctgatcactgctgtgctggacctgaagatgtggcctgtgatgtctgcactgggaggaagctgaaagccctcaagtcctgtctggtgtgtctcgtctcttactgtgagaaacatcTCCAGCCTCACTTTGAATCAACTAAATTtaagaaacacaagctggtcgacccctcggagaagctccaggagaacatctgctctcgtcatgatgaggtgatgaagatattctgtcgtactgatcagcagagtatctgttctatctgctctgtggatgaacataaaggccacgacacagtctcagctgcagcagaaaggactgagaggcagagagagctcgaggtgagtcgacaaaacatccagcagagaatccaggacagagagaaagatgtgaagctgcttcaacaggaggtggaggccgtcagtcgctctgctgataaagcagtggaggacagtgagaagatcttcactgagctgatcagtctcatccagaaaataagctctgatgtgaagcagcagatcagatcccagcaggaaactgaagtgagtcgagtcaaagagcttcaggagaagctggagcaggagatcactgagctgaagaggaaagacgctgaactgaagcagctctcacacacagaggatcacaaccagtttctgctcaactacccctcactgtcacaactcagtgcatctacagactcatccagcatcaatatccgtcctctgagacactttgaggatgtgacagcagctgtgtcagagctcagagatcaactacaggacatcctgagggagaaaaggacaaacatctcactgacagtgactgttgtggacgttttactgtcagaaccagaacccaagaccagagctgagttcttaagatattcacgtgaaatcactctggatccaaacacagcatacacactgctgttattatctgacgggaacagaaaagcagaacgAACGAGTCAACGACAGCTttattctagtcacccagacagattcactgcATGGAGTCAGGTCCTGAGTaaagagagtctgactggacgttgttactgggaggtggagaggAGCGGGGGGGGAGTTGGTGTAGCAGTCTCATACGAGgatatcagcagagcaggaggcTCAAATGAATGTGTATTTGGATACAATAACAAATCTTGGATGTTATATTGTTACCTTGACAGTTATAAATTTTGGTTCAACAGTATCTCAACTCGCGTCTCAGGTCCTgtttcctccagagtaggagtgtacctggatcacagagcaggtattctgtccttctacagcgtctctgaaaccatgactctcctccacagagtccagaccacattcactcagcctctctatgctggactttaTCTTTATAATGTTGGAGCCACAGCTCAGTTGTGTAAactgaaatag